The following coding sequences lie in one Trichoderma breve strain T069 chromosome 1, whole genome shotgun sequence genomic window:
- a CDS encoding mechanosensitive ion channel domain-containing protein, giving the protein MAGEPFPPVPPPPAAPASSHQYRGSSEMNRIEEHDGEAYDGKFDDQYDEKYDEKYEAPTLDTFNTLNTLAPTHDDGNGAVTPISQRAEANRLNDDLELLRAERMVSNQEHDQASKSRTRNRHHNPEPEDAFNQAPTEAAPEKKKNKDAALYKLWLFISKFPRFFRYIIYLIPGAALLLAPVLLGTFKFNGTEHAVGGTGGVYIMWFGIWLEIVWCSLWVTRMITNLIPSLFHGVARMVGSTNAHKWRDIGQRLELHTAMFLWWLTILISFKPTMDGHRAPVPDGDSGNVHMHWISVVNKVIIALFVLAALNFVEKILIQWIAQSFHQRTYATRIENNKADIRQLVCLFEYAKSKLESTDAFWKGSAGNPSSSGLQTPMKVFHNNARHVLGKVGHAAGRVGNDLLGRKGADNNHPRKIVAELLRNTGSAHTLARLIYRSVVREGRETVHLEDLQAGFETVEEAEAAFSMFDKDLNGDISMDEFEAVCNEIHLEKKAIAASLKDLDSVIQKLDKVFLFVIVVIAIIVFVAILSDSTAAGLASAGSSILGLAWMLQATAQEFLQSIIFVFIKHPFDVGDRVTIYGNTGATLTGDDYYVTEISLLYTEFKKMQGHIVQAPNSLLNNVFILNQRRSNGLSDVIPLEMRFGTPAHLIDDLKARMLDFVKDNKRDYQPSIITEMTGFKEVRSCTMNVVFFHKSSFQNELLRLNRHNKFVTELMYQMVQVGIEAPLRVDPGGSREHPMYWANMPAPPAYGSSNSDTQSQGRPRATSSIRSVPNQEPITGGFQDVFEKRREHVHMQRMASIREKERGLQEESDAVAQASTTSALAPAMSVDSQNQSRSRFFGRARSGTRSINSHRDMV; this is encoded by the coding sequence ATGGCTGGAGAGCCATTCCCTCCCGTCCCTCCCCCTCCTGCTGCCCCTGCCTCCTCCCATCAGTACCGTGGTTCTTCAGAAATGAATCGGATTGAGGAACACGATGGTGAGGCGTATGACGGAAAGTTTGACGACCAGTACGACGAAAAGTATGATGAAAAATATGAGGCTCCGACACTCGACACCTTCAATACCTTAAATACGCTGGCCCCTACTCATGATGACGGCAACGGTGCCGTGACACCGATAAGCCAGCGTGCTGAGGCGAATCGTCTTAACGAtgatcttgagcttctccgCGCTGAGCGCATGGTCTCAAACCAGGAACACGACCAGGCCTCCAAGTCACGGACAAGAAATCGGCATCACAACCCCGAGCCTGAGGATGCCTTTAACCAAGCCCCCACAGAAGCCGcgccggagaagaagaaaaacaaagacgcTGCCCTCTACAAATTATGGCTCTTTATCAGCAAATTTCCTCGTTTCTTTCGGTATATCATTTACCTGATCCCTGGTGCTGCCCTGCTTCTAGCTCCTGTCCTGCTCGGCACGTTCAAGTTCAATGGGACTGAGCACGCCGTGGGCGGCACAGGCGGCGTGTACATCATGTGGTTTGGCATTTGGCTTGAGATTGTGTGGTGCTCACTTTGGGTGACGCGGATGATTACGAATCTTATCCCGTCTCTATTCCATGGTGTTGCTCGAATGGTCGGATCGACCAATGCCCACAAGTGGCGGGACATTGGACAGCGTCTTGAGCTGCACACAGCCATGTTTCTATGGTGGCTCACTATTCTCATCTCCTTCAAGCCCACTATGGACGGACATCGTGCCCCCGTCCCAGATGGCGATTCCGGAAACGTTCACATGCACTGGATCAGCGTCGTCAACAAAGTCATCATTGCTCTGTTCGTCCTGGCCGCGCTGAACTTTGTAGAAAAGATTCTTATCCAGTGGATTGCCCAAAGTTTTCACCAGCGGACATACGCCACTCGAATCGAGAACAACAAGGCTGATATCCGCCAACTCGTCTGCCTTTTCGAATACGCAAAGTCCAAGCTCGAAAGCACCGATGCCTTTTGGAAGGGTAGCGCCGGCAATCCCTCTAGCAGCGGCTTGCAGACGCCCATGAAAGTTTTCCACAACAATGCACGTCATGTGCTGGGCAAAGTTGGACACGCTGCTGGCAGAGTCGGCAACGATCTTCTGGGTCGAAAAGGCGCTGACAATAATCACCCTCGCAAGATAGTAGCTGAGCTGCTACGCAACACTGGCTCGGCGCACACTCTAGCCCGCCTCATCTATCGTAGCGTAGTTCGTGAGGGCCGCGAGACTGTTCATCTGGAAGACCTACAGGCTGGCTTTGAAACAGtagaggaagcagaagcggctTTCAGCATGTTCGACAAGGATCTCAACGGTGATATTTCTATGGATGAGTTTGAGGCTGTCTGCAACGAAATTCACCTCGAAAAGAAAGCCATCGCAGCATCACTCAAGGATCTCGACTCCGTCATCCAAAAGCTTGACAAAGTTTTTCTGTTTGTCATTGTCgtcattgccatcatcgtcttcgtcgccatccTGTCAGACTCGACGGCCGCTGGCCTTGCGTCTGCGGGCTCCTCGATTCTCGGTCTGGCGTGGATGCTCCAGGCGACAGCCCAAGAATTCCTCCagtccatcatcttcgtcttcatcaaacaTCCGTTTGACGTGGGCGACCGGGTCACCATCTACGGCAACACCGGAGCCACACTGACAGGTGATGACTACTATGTCACTGAAATCTCACTGCTTTATACCGAgttcaagaagatgcagggTCACATTGTCCAAGCCCCGAACTCGCTGCTCAACaatgtcttcatcctcaatcAGCGACGATCCAACGGACTTTCGGACGTTATCCCCCTCGAGATGCGATTTGGGACGCCGGCTCACTTGATCGACGACCTCAAAGCCAGGATGTTAGACTTCGTCAAGGACAACAAGCGGGATTACCAgccaagcatcatcaccgagATGACTGGCTTCAAAGAAGTACGATCGTGCACTATGAACGtggtcttcttccacaaGAGCAGCTTCCAAAACGAACTTCTTCGATTGAACCGCCACAACAAATTTGTCACAGAGCTCATGTACCAGATGGTCCAGGTAGGCATCGAGGCACCCCTTCGAGTCGACCCTGGTGGAAGCCGAGAGCATCCAATGTACTGGGCAAATATGCCTGCACCGCCTGCATACGGTAGCAGCAACAGCGATACTCAGTCCCAGGGCCGACCTCGCGCTACCTCGAGCATTCGCAGTGTGCCGAATCAAGAACCTATCACTGGAGGGTTCCAAGATGTGTTTGAGAAGCGACGAGAACATGTCCACATGCAGAGGATGGCTTCTATccgagagaaggagaggggACTGCAGGAGGAATCTGACGCAGTGGCTCAAGCCTCTACTACATCAGCACTGGCCCCAGCCATGTCAGTCGACTCTCAAAACCAATCGCGGTCTCGCTTCTTTGGGCGGGCACGGAGCGGAACTAGGAGCATCAACAGTCACAGGGACATGGTCTAA
- a CDS encoding major facilitator superfamily domain-containing protein produces the protein MDSPDDKRPTEVQHAEHSQLPGPSRRDGQSSKKGADRALAIIGDQKIEVSEEENRRILRKTDRVILVILVWVYFLQILDKSVLGFGATYGLKEDTHLSGGQYSLIGSIGPIAQLICQPFSSFLIVKVPHRILMPVLCLGWGIAQTSMAGCNTFSGLMAARFFLGLFEGGCLPLFSVITSHWYRRAEQPIRVAAWYGTNGAATIFAAAVSYGLGRIESKVLREWQIIFLFVGLLTVVSVPFIYWKLDNDILSARFLTEEEKPKAIERLRANQTGTGNREFKWNHVIEAALEPKTYLWFGITLLLNIGASVTNTFGPLIINGLGFDKYKASLLNMPFGALQTILILLASFLAQKAKIKGAVLAVFMLPVVAGLVILYCVPRGDSSQGALLAGYYLLAFIFAGNPLIVSWIVGNTAGTTKKSIIMSVYNAASSVGNIIGPILFNDRDAPAYKPGLRSCLGVFSALVGVILIQWANLILLNKLQARARVRNGKEAVIIDRSMQNHYRTARHHENGLLQDDEGPGEREDRTGQNAFLDLTDRENDEFVYIY, from the exons ATGGATTCCCCCGACGATAAGCGGCCAACAGAAGTGCAGCACGCAGAACACAGCCAACTCCCGGGCCCTTCTCGACGAGATGGCCAGTCCAGTAAGAAGGGAGCTGATCGCGCTCTGGCCATCATCGGCGACCAAAAGATTGAAGTGTCCGAGGAAGAGAACCGTCGGATCCTGCGAAAGACTGATCGAGTCATCTTGGTCATCCTAGTTTGGGTTTATTTCCTTCAGATTCTT GACAAATCCGTGCTGGGATTTGGCGCGACATATGGGCTCAAAGAAGACACGCACCTCAGTGGCGGACAATACTCTCTCATTGGGTCCATCGGCCCAATCGCCCAGTTGATATGCCAGCCATTTTCGTCTTTCCTCATTGTCAAGGTGCCTCACCGTATCTTAATGCCCGTCCTTTGTCTCGGATGGGGCATTGCTCAAACATCAATGGCGGGATGCAACACCTTTTCGGGTTTAATGGCAGCTCGTTTCTTCCTCGGCTTGTTCGAGGGTGGCTGTTTGCCTTTATTCAGCGTCATCACGAGCCACTGGTATCGACGAGCTGAGCAGCCAATACGTGTTGCGGCATGGTATGGAACCAACGGCGCCGCTACGATttttgctgccgccgttTCGTATGGTCTGGGGCGCATTGAATCCAAAGTCTTGAGGGAGTGGCAAAT catctttctcttcgttgGCCTTCTCACGGTTGTCTCTGTCCCTTTTATTTACTGGAAACTGGACAACGACATTCTCTCTGCAAGATTTTTgaccgaagaagagaaaccaAAGGCAATCGAGCGGCTTCGCGCCAACCAGACAGGTACCGGGAACCGTGAGTTTAAATGGAACCACGTCATCGAGGCTGCTCTAGAGCCCAAGACTTATCTCTGGTTTGGGATCACGTTGTTGCTCAATATAGGGGCAAGCGTTACCAACACCTTTGGCCCTCTGATCATCAATGGACTTGGCTTTGACAAATACAAGGCCAGCTTACTCAACATGCCATTTGGAGCCCTCCAAACCATTCTTATCCTTCTCGCAAGCTTTTTGGctcaaaaagcaaagataAAGGGGGCTGTATTAGCCGTCTTTATGTTGCCAGTTGTGGCCGGACTGGTTATTCTCTACTGTGTTCCACGAGGAGATTCAAGTCAGGGAGCACTACTTGCTGGATACTATCTTCTGGCCTTCATCTTTGCAGGTAACCCTCTCATCGTCTCCTGGATCGTAGGCAATACTGCTGGAACAACGAAAAAGTCAATCATCATGAGTGTGTACAACGCGGCGAGCTCTGTCGGTAACATTATCGGCCCTATCCTTTTCAACGACAGAGACGCGCCTGCATATAAACCTGGCCTGCGTTCATGCCTTGGTGTGTTCTCAGCCTTGGTTGGAGTAATATTAATCCAGTGGGCCAATCTCATTCTTCTCAATAAGTTGCAAGCTAGAGCACGCGTGCGCAACGGAAAGGAGGCAGTCATCATTGATCGATCTATGCAAAACCACTACCGCACAGCCCGGCATCACGAGAATGGGCTGCTTCAGGATGATGAGGGGCCcggcgagagagaggatCGCACTGGGCAAAACGCCTTCCTGGACCTCACAGACCGCGAGAATGACGAGTTTGTGTACATTTactga
- a CDS encoding fungal specific transcription factor domain-containing protein, with translation MDHRPKTVVVEVERRRRRPAISCALCRKRKLRCNRQRPCGNCIRSKTETCVYENHHLVEQPLAAGQSPGRSQIGVFSLESRPQAQSHLDSNPNDALAIRNHGSNAASGNTISPLASGSQDGLTLSLSASDENRPTSFFDLDRSEGASGSLIQSVDAVPDSDFLANASHITGGAVHFHRDNPSDSTNAGLIRSVTHKTRFFGQSHWINIFQTFKGMFVMNEIHLLESKSNVYPLLLKCKALARVIKAKRTPAWPTIPTKELPEKQVCDKLIDCYLKTTENIYRILHLPSFRRDYEELWEPGAYPDIAFIVQLKLILAIGAMSYDDELSMRTPAIRWVYEAMTWAAEPEFKARLGIQFIQTQILLLLAREAVGVSGDSVWVTAGEVVRRAIHMGLHRDPRHLPKRSLFANEMHRRLWNTILEMLLRMSLTSGGPPLIRMEDFDTETPGNFDDEQLMIEGSVEKPENEYTGMSIAVALRKTFAVRLMVVGFVNDLSSCGTYERTLELDAELRSAYKSLCRTLGGFKSQSGRPSGPSPLDLRFVDFIMQRHISALHTPYLIPALRQAKYALSRKLAVEAVLKTWSAVYPTSSIMAPQLRHNGPSLPQDDLLSRLACSGPGFYRVASLQASLLVAAELDNQLREERGLVPSPFRADLLSVIQESREWCLRSIKVGETNVKGYMVNCIIVAHIEGLMKGLDPTEIPPRFLKAAEDSVEECLAILEEKAGQSQDEAADPRDELDVGIRPQSPDWDFLVSDAMFAYNAGMSEPMTWMFSETVR, from the exons ATGGACCATAGACCGAAAACTGTGGTCGTCGAAGTagagcgacgacgacggagaCCTGCGAT ATCATGTGCGCTCTGTAGAAAACGCAAGCTCAGGTGTAACAGGCAACGGCCTTGTGGCAACTGTATCCGGTCTAAAACGGAGACCTGCGTCTATGAGAATCACCACCTGGTGGAGCAACCTCTGGCAGCCGGACAATCACCTGGACGCAGCCAAATCGGCGTCTTCTCTCTTGAATCTCGCCCTCAAGCACAGTCTCATCTGGATTCCAACCCTAATGACGCGTTGGCAATACGAAATCACGGCTCAAATGCAGCATCAGGAAACACCATCAGCCCTCTGGCCTCTGGAAGTCAAGATGGGTTAACACTCAGCTTGAGCGCTTCCGATGAGAACAGGCCTACTAGTTTCTTCGATCTAGATCGATCTGAAGGTGCGTCAGGGTCTCTGATTCAGTCTGTGGATGCAGTTCCCGACTCGGATTTTCTTGCCAACGCATCTCACATTACTGGAGGAGCCGTTCATTTTCATCGTGACAACCCGTCAGATTCGACCAATGCCGGACTTATACGGAGCGTCACGCATAAGACTCGGTTCTTTGGCCAAAGCCATTGGATCAACATCTTCCAGACG TTCAAAGGCATGTTTGTGATGAATGAGATTCATCTTTTAGAGAGCAAATCCAATGTCTACCCCCTGTTGCTCAAGTGTAAGGCCCTGGCGAGGGTCATTAAAGCCAAGAGGACCCCTGCCTGGCCGACCATACCAACAAAAGAGTTGCCTGAAAAGCAAGTTTGTGATAAACTCATTGATTGCTATCTGAAGACAACGGAGAACATATACAGGATTCTGCATCTCCCGTCTTTCAGGAGGGACTACGAAGAATTATGGGAACCCGGAGCCTATCCTGACATAGCATTCATCGTTCAACTCAAGCTCATATTGGCCATTGGCGCAATGTCTTATGATGATGAGCTGTCCATGCGCACCCCGGCTATCCGCTGGGTGTACGAAGCGATGACATGGGCAGCAGAACCCGAGTTTAAAGCCCGGCTAGGCATTCAGTTTATACAAACTCAgatactgctgctgctagctCGGGAAGCTGTTGGTGTCTCCGGCGACTCAGTCTGGGTGACAGCAGGCGAGGTAGTCAGGAGGGCTATACACATGGGCCTGCATCGAGATCCGCGTCATCTGCCAAAGCGATCGCTCTTTGCAAATGAGATGCACAGAAGACTGTGGAACACTATTCTTGAGATGCTCCTAAGAATGAGCCTGACGTCAGGTGGCCCTCCGCTCATTCGCATGGAAGATTTTGACACGGAGACTCCCGGCAACTTTGACGACGAGCAGCTCATGATCGAGGGCTCAGTCGAGAAACCCGAAAATGAATACACGGGCATGTCCATTGCGGTAGCTCTTCGAAAGACATTTGCTGTTCGGCTAATGGTGGTCGGTTTCGTCAACGACCTCTCTTCGTGTGGGACATACGAGAGAACACTGGAACTAGATGCCGAATTACGGTCAGCTTACAAGTCTCTCTGCCGGACACTTGGAGGATTCAAATCTCAATCTGGAAGACCGAGCGGTCCTTCTCCGCTAGACTTGCGCTTCGTCGACTTCATTATGCAACGACACATATCGGCTCTCCACACACCCTATCTCATCCCAGCCCTGCGCCAAGCAAAATACGCTCTGTCCCGCAAACTCGCCGTCGAAGCCGTTCTCAAGACATGGTCCGCAGTCTACCCAACTTCATCAATCATGGCTCCCCAACTGCGCCATAACGGCCCCAGCTTACCCCAGGACGACCTCCTCTCGCGCCTCGCCTGCTCCGGGCCGGGGTTCTACAGAGTCGCCTCGCTGCAAGCCAGCTTGCTCGTCGCTGCCGAACTCGACAACCAACTCAGAGAGGAGCGTGGTCTCGTCCCTTCGCCCTTCCGAGCAGACCTCCTCTCCGTCATTCAGGAATCCAGAGAATGGTGCCTCCGCTCCATCAAAGTTGGCGAGACGAACGTCAAGGGCTACATGGTCAACTGCATCATAGTCGCCCACATAGAAGGCCTAATGAAGGGTCTTGATCCCACAGAAATTCCTCCGCGGTtcctcaaggctgccgaagACTCGGTAGAAGAGTGCCTCGCGAtattagaagaaaaagccgGTCAAAGCCAGGACGAAGCAGCGGATCCCAGGGATGAATTGGATGTGGGAATACGGCCACAGAGCCCAGATTGGGATTTCTTG GTATCAGACGCCATGTTTGCGTACAACGCCGGCATGTCAGAACCTATGACTTGGATGTTCAGTGAAACTGTGCGATGA
- a CDS encoding major facilitator superfamily domain-containing protein, with product MSSTLSDEKTAPFPEEQAGLGQQDLPLSKDELEPAPDGGLRAWLVALGAASIFFCCLGFSNSFGTFTEYYLTHQLSHRSPDDVAWIGSLSAFLQFFVGMIGGPMFDRYGSKVIHPAAVIYIFAVMMLSLCKTYWQIMLVQGVLMGVTMGFLQFPAMGSLSQYFDKKRAAAFGVAISGSSIGGIIMPIAVSRMLNSTSLGFGWTVRIIGFLMIPFMAFSVAVLRARLPPSAASFLIPSAFLEARFNFIVISIFFVFLGMFMPIIFLPTYAVSRGMGATLAGYLPAILNAASTFGRIIPGVLADKYGRLNVYAFGSFITSIVIFCMTSTHNNAGIIAYAAVFGFTSGTIISGATVSITGCAKDPRNIGTYTGMGLALGAIGALIGPPIDGAFVKHYVGFFEAAMFSGAMCLFGGIVVLMAKLASPEGFFSRS from the exons ATGTCATCCACTTTGTCAGACGAGAAAACAGCGCCTTTCCCAGAGGAGCAAGCGGGCCTTGGTCAGCAAGACTTGCCTTTGTCAAAGGACGAACTAGAGCCCGCGCCTGATGGTGGTCTCAGAGCATGGCTCGTCGCTCTTGGAGCTGCTTCCATCTTTTTCTGCTGTCTGGGGTTTTCTAATTCTTTTGGCACGTTTACGGAGTACTACCTGACTCACCAACTGAGCCACCGATCTCCTGATGATGTGGCCTGGATTGGTTCCCTATCTGCATTTCTGCAATTCTTTGTAGGAATGATTGGAGGTCCTATGTTTGATCGCTATGGTTCAAAG GTTATCCACCCGGCGGCTGTCATTTATATTTTCGCCGTCATGATGTTGAGTCTATGCAAGACATACTGGCAAATCATGCTCGTGCAAGGTGTTCTCATGGGCGTTACTATGGGATTCCTGCAATTTCCAGCTATGGGCAGCTTATCGCAGTACtttgacaaaaagagagctgctgctttcgGTGTGGCGATATCTGGCTCCTCTATCGGCGGCATCATTATGCCTATTGCCGTGTCCAGGATGCTCAACAGTACCTCTCTGGGCTTTGGATGGACAGTGAGGATTATAGGTTTTCTAATGATACCATTCATGGCATTTTCTGTTGCAGTTCTCAGAGCTCGTCTGCCACCAAGCGCCGCATCATTCCTGATCCCTTCAGCATTCCTTGAAGCAAGGTTCAatttcatcgtcatctccatctttttcgtcttcctcggcaTGTTTATGCCAATCATCTTCCTTCCAACATATGCCGTGTCACGAGGCATGGGCGCAACGCTTGCTGGCTACTTACCCGCTATCCTCAACGCCGCATCTACGTTTGGCCGTATTATCCCGGGAGTGCTGGCGGACAAATACGGGAGGCTGAATGTGTATGCCTTTGGGTCTTTCATCACCAGTATCGTCATTTTCTGTATGACTTCGACACATAATAATGCTGGAATCATTGCATATGCTGCGGTTTTTGGCTTTACTTCTGGGACGATCATATCCGGAGCAACGGTGTCCATCACAGGATGTGCCAAAGACCCACGCAATATCGGTACTTATACCGGCATGGGGCTGGCATTGGGTGCCATTGGTGCACTGATCGGGCCTCCCATCGATGGTGCCTTTGTGAAACATTATGTTGGATTTTTTGAAGCAGCCATGTTTAGCGGCGCCATGTGCCTCTTTGGTGGCATTGTCGTTCTTATGGCCAAACTTGCGTCCCCTGAAGGGTTTTTCAGCAGATCGTGA
- a CDS encoding heterokaryon incompatibility protein (HET) domain-containing protein has product MFEAYPEFSPDNTQLRWTEAQFTLEVTPQNESPRHIQFFYPRGAKMRVFGMPPSGLLTGDTSSSTSFDRATKLIKQCEDGHSNCNSGRNVPLPKRLLHVAKISNSNADVGIKLVTTEGKTGTYACLSHCWGDPTLIHTKTLSSTIDEYFDFIPWTKLPKTFQDAVILCRKFCIEYLWIDSLCIIQDSRSDWEVESTKMGNIYRNSYITIAASASPGSFGGCFSKTRPDHCIVIKEPEQPDHFPLFSRAWVYQERMLSRRLLYCNKSEFQVGCQETLQCECGSGQIAPHFSPAPRGLNVASLKGPASLKPDEHGGGLVGQDFTSLLYRNWMEVVETYAKLNLTKGSDKLPALSATARILAENMGDGYLAGIWRSTLMEGLLWYVRAPLSKHRPRGEDWRAPSWSWASIDSPSGLGFIAPATRFSKSFEGKIEAAECVVAGQDDYGQVTSGFIRLKASLGRTFWRIRCRGCTTPAGRKGKAGFPRADYTLYTNETFPLPAKGWVPCEFREPRLDVMGASLGFFADALIDDMTRYGFFSCIGKGSCKLAPCYLLYVHRFEGRGGGVRKAKTGERGIDADAFLVLAEVKGQPDTFERIGLLTITHIAQAKREEWFQNVWSAILEPEKRVTLI; this is encoded by the exons ATGTTCGAAGCCTACCCGGAATTCAGCCCGGACAATACGCAACTGAGATGGACTGAAGCACAATTTACACTAGAAGTCACACCCCAAAATGAGAGTCCTCGACATATTCAGTTCTTTTATCCTAGAG GTGCAAAGATGAGAGTCTTCGGCATGCCTCCGTCAGGCCTATTGACTGGAGacacatcttcttccacgtcTTTCGATAGAGCAACCAAACTGATAAAACAGTGTGAAGATGGTCACTCGAACTGCAACTCTGGGCGAAACGTCCCACTTCCCAAAAGACTCCTTCACGTAGCTAAAATCAGCAACTCTAACGCTGATGTTGGGATAAAACTTGTGACGACTGAAGGCAAGACTGGAACATACGCTTGCCTTTCTCATTGCTGGGGTGATCCGACGCTGATCCATACAAAAACATTATCATCCACCATCGACGAGTATTTCGACTTTATTCCATGGACAAAACTGCCCAAGACGTTTCAAGATGCTGTCATCCTATGCCGAAAATTCTGCATCGAATATCTATGGATCGATTCTCTTTGCATCATCCAGGATTCTCGCAGTGACTGGGAAGTAGAATCTACCAAGATGGGCAACATATATCGAAATAGCTACATCACCATAGCTGCATCCGCATCCCCCGGCTCCTTTGGCGGATGTTTCTCCAAGACGAGACCGGATCACTGCATCGTCATAAAAGAACCAGAACAACCAGAT cacTTCCCTCTCTTCAGTCGCGCATGGGTGTACCAAGAACGAATGCTCTCTCGCCGCCTTCTCTACTGCAATAAATCCGAGTTCCAAGTCGGATGCCAGGAAACACTCCAATGCGAATGCGGCTCCGGCCAGATAGCCCCCCATTTCTCGCCCGCCCCGAGAGGTTTGAATGTTGCGAGTCTCAAGGGGCCGGCGAGTTTGAAGCCAGACGAGcatggcggcggccttgTCGGTCAGGATTTTACCAGTCTTCTGTACCGAAATTGGATGGAAGTCGTCGAAACATATGCAAAGCTCAATCTGACCAAGGGATCCGACAAACTTCCTGCGCTCTCCGCGACGGCTAGGATTCTTGCTGAAAACATGGGAGATGGGTATTTGGCGGGCATCTGGCGCAGTACCTTGATGGAGGGTTTACTCTGGTATGTAAGAGCACCGCTCTCAAAGCATCGACCAAGGGGCGAAGACTGGAGAGCGCCATCCTGGTCATGGGCAAGCATCGATTCACCATCCGGGCTGGGCTTCATCGCTCCAGCAACAAGATTCTCAAAATCATTTGAAGGAAAAATCGAAGCTGCAGAATGTGTCGTGGCCGGGCAAGATGATTATGGCCAAGTGACTTCTGGCTTCATCCGCCTCAAGGCATCCCTAGGACGCACATTCTGGCGTATTCGCTGTCGAGGGTGCACCACACCGGCCGGTAGGAAAGGCAAGGCCGGCTTCCCCCGCGCAGATTATACTCTTTATACGAATGAAACGTTTCCATTACCAGCAAAAGGTTGGGTGCCTTGCGAATTCAGGGAGCCACGGCTGGATGTTATGGGTGCAAgtcttggcttctttgctgatgcaCTGATTGACGACATGACCCGATACGGCTTCTTTTCGTGCATTGGTAAAGGGTCGTGTAAGCTGGCCCCATGCTATCTGCTATATGTTCATCGTTTTGAAGGACGAGGTGGTGGAGTACGAAAGGCGAAAACTGGCGAAAGGGGaattgatgcagatgcttTTCTGGTGTTGGCAGAAGTAAAGGGCCAGCCTGATACCTTTGAAAGAATAGGGCTGTTGACGATTACACACATTGCGCAGGCGAAGAGGGAGGAGTGGTTCCAAAACGTCTGGTCAGCGATCTTGGAACCAGAAAAGAGGGTTACACTCATCTAG